Proteins from one Portunus trituberculatus isolate SZX2019 chromosome 38, ASM1759143v1, whole genome shotgun sequence genomic window:
- the LOC123515192 gene encoding roundabout homolog 2-like isoform X2, with protein sequence MEAALTVLATLVLLLGTLGHGGALPGPPVLREHPSSVVVPRNDPVTLNCAASGAARIRWFRDGEEVTTSPQDPRAHRVLLPSGSLFFLRVTSTRRDSDAGTYWCVAANRYGVTRSRNATLTVATLATDFQSVAEPEVKARVGDTVSLPCRPPRGVPRPEVTWLRDGRQVSDSRRITVTEEGDLLISQAVEKDSAVYVCRARNAAGTRESPSTALSIMTPPWFKERPANVTAASGVVVELACRVQGSPTPVVTWRRLDGKMPIGRAAVEEQRLVLREVAATDSGVYVCEAESEAGRSSAKVTLTVVDAPELTQRPQHLQVMAGEDAKISCRVEGEPHPMVVWRLPTLDRTALLAPGQSSGSASVSEDGHTLQLRQAATEDSGTYYCWGVSSGGGVSGWAEVVVVLALPPPVVGVGPQDQKVAPGGTVTFRCEVVSEAAEARVTWHYRAATHLPARSISQGTDPRFSLPDNGALIIKDVRPDDAGVYSCHVEASTGSAEQSAALRVSEDAGDSETLPLLPAPPTKPRVVDVNQTAVQLSWLPNSQEGGEWAQWYSVEYWRRGWPEWRVADAVTTQESCVVDQLVPGHTYTFLVRAVSSRGASFPSPWSEPVTARPRRESGLDADQLRQARRRLSRPVVALTGAFATAPDSVLLNWEFLAPGEGAVEGVLVYSVREGGGVQVATVLGASSSSHVVHDLQPYTSYTFFVVPFWRSVEGTPSNSYSLTTPEDVPLEAPKDVRVARRQEGSVLIQWTGVEGAAVRGRLQGYSVTLSHNGSHSTQTVASPWLEATGLLPGSLYTVRVAALTGAGPGPSSDPVLLDTRRTDEALAAEEGAGSVLYAPPQPAWLAYLLVPLVVVLFLVTLWYVRRLRHKAPPSNPPHAPSLYQDPSLCPDHHSVNMYSEHKLWRPSESDKDSSLSSTRLLRPDQLANEYAEPRVQRPNEATEPYATTALLAPPSPHLKQGPPWRHQSDDSGVQVNWAAILPPPPSCPPPPDLDLGDPSVSSPYKGTRKASSQYDNMGGSEQYEWPCDGASEHTYDVYTQVAPCSNPRDGLLTFSTLQARGVAGSSGGGVCGGGGGGGPNSRRVRVDCHPPRPVEPPRSNTH encoded by the exons GTCCGCCGGTTCTGCGGGAACACCCAAGCAGCGTGGTGGTGCCCCGCAATGACCCTGTCACGCTCAACTGTGCAGCATCGGGGGCAGCCCGCATCAGATGGTTCCGTGACGGCGAGGAAGTGACCACCTCGCCTCAAGACCCCCGCGCCCACCGGGTGCTGCTGCCCTCAggctctctcttcttcctccgcgtAACCTCCACCAGGAGGGACAGTGATGCTGGTACCTACTGGTGCGTTGCCGCTAATAGGTACGGCGTCACGCGCTCCCGCAATGCCACCCTTACTGTGGCCACATTGGCCACTGACTTCCAGAGCGTGGCAGAGCCTGAGGTAAAGGCCCGCGTGGGTGACACAGTCAGCTTACCCTGCCGACCACCAAGGGGAGTCCCCCGCCCTGAAGTCACCTGGCTGAGAGACGGTCGTCAGGTGAGCGACTCCCGCCGCATCACCGTCACGGAGGAGGGTGACCTGCTCATCAGTCAGGCTGTGGAGAAAGACTCGGCTGTCTATGTGTGTCGTGCACGCAACGCTGCAGGAACCCGCGAGTCACCATCCACGGCGCTCTCCATAATGA CGCCGCCCTGGTTCAAGGAGCGCCCCGCCAACGTGACAGCAGCCTCtggcgtggtggtggagctGGCTTGCAGGGTACAGGGGTCTCCCACACCCGTGGTAACCTGGCGGAGGCTGGATGGGAAAATGCCAATAGGGCGAGCTGCTGTAGAAGAGCAGCGCCTTGTACTGCGGGAGGTGGCGGCTACTGACTCAGGAGTGTACGTTTGTGAGGCGGAGAGTGAGGCTGGCAGATCCTCTGCAAAGGTCACACTCACTGTGGTCGATGCTCCTGAGCTGACACAGCGGCCTCAGCACCTTCAGGTCATGGCGGGAGAGGACGCGAAAATCTCATGCCGCGTGGAAGGAGAGCCGCACCCGATGGTGGTGTGGCGCCTCCCCACGCTAGACAGAACCGCCCTCCTTGCTCCAGGCCAGAGCAGCGGCAGTGCCTCCGTCAGCGAGGATGGGCACACCCTCCAGCTGCGACAGGCGGCCACCGAGGACAGCGGCACCTACTACTGCTGGGGCgtgagcagcggcggcggcgtgaGCGGCTGGGCGGAGGTGGTCGTGGTGCTGGCCTTACCTCCGCCAGTGGTGGGCGTGGGTCCTCAAGACCAGAAGGTGGCTCCTGGGGGCACTGTCACCTTCCGCTGTGAGGTGGTGAGTGAGGCGGCCGAGGCCCGGGTCACCTGGCACTACCGGGCCGCCACGCACCTTCCAGCACGCTCAATCTCACAAGGTACCGATCCTCGCTTCTCTCTGCCTGACAACGGCGCCCTTATCATCAAGGATGTGCGTCCGGACGACGCCGGCGTTTACTCCTGCCACGTGGAGGCGTCGACGGGCAGCGCGGAGCAGAGTGCAGCGCTGCGTGTGTCTGAGGACGCAGGGGACAGCGAGaccctgccgctgctgccggcGCCACCCACCAAGCCTCGGGTGGTGGATGTGAACCAGACGGCGGTGCAGCTGAGCTGGCTGCCTAACTCACAGGAGGGCGGGGAGTGGGCGCAGTGGTACTCAGTGGAGTACTGGCGCCGTGGCTGGCCGGAGTGGCGGGTGGCCGACGCTGTCACCACGCAGGAATCGTGTGTAGTGGATCAGCTCGTCCCCGGGCACACCTACACCTTCCTGGTGCGCGCCGTGAGCAGCCGCGGCGCCTCCTTCCCAAGTCCGTGGTCAGAGCCCGTCACCGCCAGGCCGCGCCGCGAATCAGGGCTTGATGCAGACCAGCTGCGACAGGCGCGCCGCCGCCTCTCCCGACCTGTGGTCGCCCTCACCGGTGCCTTTGCCACCGCCCCCGATAGTGTGCTGCTGAACTGGGAGTTCCTGGCACCGGGTGAGGGTGCGGTGGAGGGCGTGTTGGTGTACTCTGTGAGGGAGGGCGGTGGCGTGCAAGTGGCCACTGTGCtgggcgcctcctcctcctcccatgtgGTGCACGACCTGCAGCCCTACACGTCCTACACCTTCTTCGTGGTGCCCTTCTGGCGCAGTGTTGAGGGCACGCCTTCCAATTcctactcactcaccactcccgaGGACG TACCCCTGGAGGCGCCCAAAGATGTACGCGTAGCGCGACGACAGGAGGGCTCGGTCCTTATTCAGTGGACAGGCGTGGAGGGCGCGGCGGTGCGTGGGCGGCTACAGGGATACAGCGTGACGCTGAGCCACAACGGTAGCCACAGCACGCAGACGGTGGCGTCACCCTGGCTGGAGGCAACTGGACTCCTGCCGGGTAGCCTTTACACTGTAAGAGTGGCTGCCCTGACTGGGGCGGGGCCTGGGCCCTCCAGTGACCCCGTACTGCTCGACACCCGCAGAACCGATGAGGCCCTGGCGGCGGAGGAAGGCGCTGGCTCTGTGTTGTACGCGCCTCCCCAGCCTGCCTGGCTGGCTTACCTGCTGGTgccactggtggtggtgctgttctTGGTGACGTTGTGGTACGTGAGAAGACTGCGGCATAAGGCACCGCCTTCTAACCCACCCCATGCTCCCTCCCTTTATCAGGACCCGTCCCTCTGCCCCGACCACCACTCCGTCAACATGTACAGTGAGCACAAACTGTGGCGGCCCTCAGAAAGCGATAAGGACTCCAGCTTGTCATCGACTCGCCTCCTCCGGCCAGACCAGCTAGCAAATGAATACGCCGAACCTCGAGTGCAGCGGCCTAATGAAGCCACGGAACCCTATGCCACCACGGCCCTGCTGGCGCCGCCCTCGCCCCACCTTAAGCAAGGTCCACCCTGGCGCCATCAGAGCGACGACTCTGGCGTACAGGTGAATTGGGCTGCCATCCTGCCGCCGCCTCCGTCCTGCCCACCGCCTCCAGACCTCGACTTGGGTGACCCATCGGTCAGCAGTCCCTACAAGGGGACTCGTAAAGCGTCGTCACAATACGACAATATGGGTGGGTCTGAGCAGTACGAGTGGCCGTGTGACGGAGCCTCGGAACACACTTACGACGTGTACACACAGGTGGCGCCGTGCAGCAATCCGCGTGATGGTCTTCTTACATTTAGTACTCTTCAGGCACGTGGAGttgctggtagtagtggtggtggtgtttgtggtggtggagggggtggcGGTCCCAACTCCCGCAGAGTGCGCGTGGACTGTCACCCTCCAAGGCCAGTGGAGCCGCCCCGCAGCAACACTCATTAA
- the LOC123515192 gene encoding roundabout homolog 2-like isoform X1, whose product MEAALTVLATLVLLLGTLGHGGALPEGPPVLREHPSSVVVPRNDPVTLNCAASGAARIRWFRDGEEVTTSPQDPRAHRVLLPSGSLFFLRVTSTRRDSDAGTYWCVAANRYGVTRSRNATLTVATLATDFQSVAEPEVKARVGDTVSLPCRPPRGVPRPEVTWLRDGRQVSDSRRITVTEEGDLLISQAVEKDSAVYVCRARNAAGTRESPSTALSIMTPPWFKERPANVTAASGVVVELACRVQGSPTPVVTWRRLDGKMPIGRAAVEEQRLVLREVAATDSGVYVCEAESEAGRSSAKVTLTVVDAPELTQRPQHLQVMAGEDAKISCRVEGEPHPMVVWRLPTLDRTALLAPGQSSGSASVSEDGHTLQLRQAATEDSGTYYCWGVSSGGGVSGWAEVVVVLALPPPVVGVGPQDQKVAPGGTVTFRCEVVSEAAEARVTWHYRAATHLPARSISQGTDPRFSLPDNGALIIKDVRPDDAGVYSCHVEASTGSAEQSAALRVSEDAGDSETLPLLPAPPTKPRVVDVNQTAVQLSWLPNSQEGGEWAQWYSVEYWRRGWPEWRVADAVTTQESCVVDQLVPGHTYTFLVRAVSSRGASFPSPWSEPVTARPRRESGLDADQLRQARRRLSRPVVALTGAFATAPDSVLLNWEFLAPGEGAVEGVLVYSVREGGGVQVATVLGASSSSHVVHDLQPYTSYTFFVVPFWRSVEGTPSNSYSLTTPEDVPLEAPKDVRVARRQEGSVLIQWTGVEGAAVRGRLQGYSVTLSHNGSHSTQTVASPWLEATGLLPGSLYTVRVAALTGAGPGPSSDPVLLDTRRTDEALAAEEGAGSVLYAPPQPAWLAYLLVPLVVVLFLVTLWYVRRLRHKAPPSNPPHAPSLYQDPSLCPDHHSVNMYSEHKLWRPSESDKDSSLSSTRLLRPDQLANEYAEPRVQRPNEATEPYATTALLAPPSPHLKQGPPWRHQSDDSGVQVNWAAILPPPPSCPPPPDLDLGDPSVSSPYKGTRKASSQYDNMGGSEQYEWPCDGASEHTYDVYTQVAPCSNPRDGLLTFSTLQARGVAGSSGGGVCGGGGGGGPNSRRVRVDCHPPRPVEPPRSNTH is encoded by the exons AAGGTCCGCCGGTTCTGCGGGAACACCCAAGCAGCGTGGTGGTGCCCCGCAATGACCCTGTCACGCTCAACTGTGCAGCATCGGGGGCAGCCCGCATCAGATGGTTCCGTGACGGCGAGGAAGTGACCACCTCGCCTCAAGACCCCCGCGCCCACCGGGTGCTGCTGCCCTCAggctctctcttcttcctccgcgtAACCTCCACCAGGAGGGACAGTGATGCTGGTACCTACTGGTGCGTTGCCGCTAATAGGTACGGCGTCACGCGCTCCCGCAATGCCACCCTTACTGTGGCCACATTGGCCACTGACTTCCAGAGCGTGGCAGAGCCTGAGGTAAAGGCCCGCGTGGGTGACACAGTCAGCTTACCCTGCCGACCACCAAGGGGAGTCCCCCGCCCTGAAGTCACCTGGCTGAGAGACGGTCGTCAGGTGAGCGACTCCCGCCGCATCACCGTCACGGAGGAGGGTGACCTGCTCATCAGTCAGGCTGTGGAGAAAGACTCGGCTGTCTATGTGTGTCGTGCACGCAACGCTGCAGGAACCCGCGAGTCACCATCCACGGCGCTCTCCATAATGA CGCCGCCCTGGTTCAAGGAGCGCCCCGCCAACGTGACAGCAGCCTCtggcgtggtggtggagctGGCTTGCAGGGTACAGGGGTCTCCCACACCCGTGGTAACCTGGCGGAGGCTGGATGGGAAAATGCCAATAGGGCGAGCTGCTGTAGAAGAGCAGCGCCTTGTACTGCGGGAGGTGGCGGCTACTGACTCAGGAGTGTACGTTTGTGAGGCGGAGAGTGAGGCTGGCAGATCCTCTGCAAAGGTCACACTCACTGTGGTCGATGCTCCTGAGCTGACACAGCGGCCTCAGCACCTTCAGGTCATGGCGGGAGAGGACGCGAAAATCTCATGCCGCGTGGAAGGAGAGCCGCACCCGATGGTGGTGTGGCGCCTCCCCACGCTAGACAGAACCGCCCTCCTTGCTCCAGGCCAGAGCAGCGGCAGTGCCTCCGTCAGCGAGGATGGGCACACCCTCCAGCTGCGACAGGCGGCCACCGAGGACAGCGGCACCTACTACTGCTGGGGCgtgagcagcggcggcggcgtgaGCGGCTGGGCGGAGGTGGTCGTGGTGCTGGCCTTACCTCCGCCAGTGGTGGGCGTGGGTCCTCAAGACCAGAAGGTGGCTCCTGGGGGCACTGTCACCTTCCGCTGTGAGGTGGTGAGTGAGGCGGCCGAGGCCCGGGTCACCTGGCACTACCGGGCCGCCACGCACCTTCCAGCACGCTCAATCTCACAAGGTACCGATCCTCGCTTCTCTCTGCCTGACAACGGCGCCCTTATCATCAAGGATGTGCGTCCGGACGACGCCGGCGTTTACTCCTGCCACGTGGAGGCGTCGACGGGCAGCGCGGAGCAGAGTGCAGCGCTGCGTGTGTCTGAGGACGCAGGGGACAGCGAGaccctgccgctgctgccggcGCCACCCACCAAGCCTCGGGTGGTGGATGTGAACCAGACGGCGGTGCAGCTGAGCTGGCTGCCTAACTCACAGGAGGGCGGGGAGTGGGCGCAGTGGTACTCAGTGGAGTACTGGCGCCGTGGCTGGCCGGAGTGGCGGGTGGCCGACGCTGTCACCACGCAGGAATCGTGTGTAGTGGATCAGCTCGTCCCCGGGCACACCTACACCTTCCTGGTGCGCGCCGTGAGCAGCCGCGGCGCCTCCTTCCCAAGTCCGTGGTCAGAGCCCGTCACCGCCAGGCCGCGCCGCGAATCAGGGCTTGATGCAGACCAGCTGCGACAGGCGCGCCGCCGCCTCTCCCGACCTGTGGTCGCCCTCACCGGTGCCTTTGCCACCGCCCCCGATAGTGTGCTGCTGAACTGGGAGTTCCTGGCACCGGGTGAGGGTGCGGTGGAGGGCGTGTTGGTGTACTCTGTGAGGGAGGGCGGTGGCGTGCAAGTGGCCACTGTGCtgggcgcctcctcctcctcccatgtgGTGCACGACCTGCAGCCCTACACGTCCTACACCTTCTTCGTGGTGCCCTTCTGGCGCAGTGTTGAGGGCACGCCTTCCAATTcctactcactcaccactcccgaGGACG TACCCCTGGAGGCGCCCAAAGATGTACGCGTAGCGCGACGACAGGAGGGCTCGGTCCTTATTCAGTGGACAGGCGTGGAGGGCGCGGCGGTGCGTGGGCGGCTACAGGGATACAGCGTGACGCTGAGCCACAACGGTAGCCACAGCACGCAGACGGTGGCGTCACCCTGGCTGGAGGCAACTGGACTCCTGCCGGGTAGCCTTTACACTGTAAGAGTGGCTGCCCTGACTGGGGCGGGGCCTGGGCCCTCCAGTGACCCCGTACTGCTCGACACCCGCAGAACCGATGAGGCCCTGGCGGCGGAGGAAGGCGCTGGCTCTGTGTTGTACGCGCCTCCCCAGCCTGCCTGGCTGGCTTACCTGCTGGTgccactggtggtggtgctgttctTGGTGACGTTGTGGTACGTGAGAAGACTGCGGCATAAGGCACCGCCTTCTAACCCACCCCATGCTCCCTCCCTTTATCAGGACCCGTCCCTCTGCCCCGACCACCACTCCGTCAACATGTACAGTGAGCACAAACTGTGGCGGCCCTCAGAAAGCGATAAGGACTCCAGCTTGTCATCGACTCGCCTCCTCCGGCCAGACCAGCTAGCAAATGAATACGCCGAACCTCGAGTGCAGCGGCCTAATGAAGCCACGGAACCCTATGCCACCACGGCCCTGCTGGCGCCGCCCTCGCCCCACCTTAAGCAAGGTCCACCCTGGCGCCATCAGAGCGACGACTCTGGCGTACAGGTGAATTGGGCTGCCATCCTGCCGCCGCCTCCGTCCTGCCCACCGCCTCCAGACCTCGACTTGGGTGACCCATCGGTCAGCAGTCCCTACAAGGGGACTCGTAAAGCGTCGTCACAATACGACAATATGGGTGGGTCTGAGCAGTACGAGTGGCCGTGTGACGGAGCCTCGGAACACACTTACGACGTGTACACACAGGTGGCGCCGTGCAGCAATCCGCGTGATGGTCTTCTTACATTTAGTACTCTTCAGGCACGTGGAGttgctggtagtagtggtggtggtgtttgtggtggtggagggggtggcGGTCCCAACTCCCGCAGAGTGCGCGTGGACTGTCACCCTCCAAGGCCAGTGGAGCCGCCCCGCAGCAACACTCATTAA